A stretch of DNA from Xiphophorus maculatus strain JP 163 A chromosome 8, X_maculatus-5.0-male, whole genome shotgun sequence:
ATAGCTTTATATATGTTCCATCATATTACAGGCTTTAGCTTAAAAACCAATTTCTTAGATTTTATATCAAAGCAGAATACTGATCCAGCCAATGGTCATCTTAGGGTGGAACTCAATACAAAATGCATATTTGTGTTGCTTGTCAGATATTTTGGAGCTGGTATCAAAATACCATGACTCTAAAACATATTCTTATTAACTTGTTTGGCATATTGGTAAACAAGAAATGAAGTTGAtgtgctctgctgaacagcaaATTCACCATTTCTGGATTTAAGCAGGATACAGCCAtgttaaatttacatttctgacaCCAAATCTGCCCCATTTTTTCAAACAGATGTTCACATTTAGAAAAGCCAGTCCATAAATCATTTAAGAAGGTAAAAACAACTGACATTGAATTTGTCCATTTGCTTGAATGGGATGAGATGCaactttaaacctttaaaaacttaCACAGTATTCCTTAATAAGGTCTTTTGCATCCTCTCCAAGAAAGGTGACGAGCCCTTTCAGAACACATTCCCTTCGAATCCCAATGTCTTCAACCTGGAGAAAAGTTATCGTTATCAATATTTCATATCTGAAGAGATTCATGACATAACTAATATATTTGGGCTGTTCACAATAGCAAAGACCTATCAGATGCCATAATGTACAGCCCACAAGTCCACTGTGTTTTAATGCTGcacttcaaaattattcatagtcCACCTCTGCCACATTTTATCCTTCACATCTCAATTTGTGAAACTAGACTGTATTGTTAAGGTTAAGGCTTTTTCTTAGCACAATCTACCAGAGCTAGTGAATATCATTTTCCATTAAAGAGATCTCTTACAGCATAGAATTGATacaagtttaacatttaaaaatgttaaaatttaaaagcaatAGATGCTCAAAAATTTGGCTAAATTGCACCGGTTTCTGGCAAGTTGGATAGAAAggtgtattttattgaattcatgaataaacCAGAATACAAACTTACTATAACAACTAAATGCAGCAGAAATACATGACAGGCAAACTTGCTTTTCTTCAAATGATATCAACTTTGCACAGAAAGTGTATCAAGtattataattaaaacaaagtctgaAAGTAACTAATCACTTtaagttctttgttttaaatggaaaaaggtAAATGGCCATAGCTTATTTCACTGTGTCCATATTGATGATATGCATACCTCATCATAAGTTCTCATGATGCCAGCCATTTTTGCACGTGTTGCTCCTCCTTTGGCCTGGATGACTTTAATCAGCTGACTTGAGTGCCTGTCCAACTGGGCCAAGAACGTCTGCTCAAGGGGAAGAGCCATGAGCCTCTGGAACTCCGCATTaatctgtgaaacaaaaaaaaaattactatgttaaaaaaaattacttaaagtaAATACTCAATCATTCCCAAAGTCTAAGTTCAAAAACcttgacatttaatttcaatcTGCATTACTACCTCTTTCTGTTGGAACAGAGCAGGCCATCTGTCCTTGAAATCCTCTATACCAGGTTCTTCATTCACCACCTCCTGACGCCTGTAGGCAAAGGTACGAGCCATTTTCTCCGCAATGACCCTGTCATTGTTCCTCCTTTTGAGTGCTGCCAAGAGTTCAATTCTCTCTTTTTCCAtgctttcttgtgtttctcCCAATGGAAAGGATGGATAAAAGTTGGCTTCAGCTCGTCTTggcttctttatttttgcagcagGAGAAACAGAAATACTAGCTTTGGATTTAAGAGAGTTTACAGACAACTCTGGACATCCTTGTGATTTGAGTAGAGTCCTGTAGTTTCCCATTTTGTACTTCAGCCTTTGCTTCCAACCGTAGCAACCATTGAATGAACCGGGCTCTTTTAAACACGGATGTTTTTTAACCAAGGCCTCTGCAACTACACAGAACTGTGCATCCTCTGGGTAGGCTCTGTATCTGTAGATCTCTTCTACTAATCTATTTAGGATGTCAGTCTTCATTCGGGAGGTGACtgtcaacattttgttgtttgcttgATACTCAGAATTCCCCTTCTCTAGCTGACGTTCAGTGTCATATGAAAATATGGGAATGGGAAAGTTGGCTGGCCATTGTTGTGTTCGCGATGACAAGGGTTCAGGGGAGGAGAGGATTATAGTGTCATTTGAGGCTAAAGAACTGCTGTCGTCAGAGTGAACTGTAGAACAAGATGGAGCTGTTTCAATGACATCAACAAAAGTTTGAATGGCTTTTTCTTGAATCACCTTGACTGTTCCCAAGTCCTCCAGGTCAGAAGTTGAGCTGAGGTTGAAGAAGTCATTACCAAAGTCTTTGTCCATATATTGCAATCTGACATTGGTCTTTAAACCAAAGGTATCCTTCACCTTGCTGAGAAGCTCATCCAGAGAGTCTGGTATGCCATCTGGAAGAGTCAGTTTTTCAGTGTTGCTCTCTCCTAGAATCACCTTCAGTCTTGCAGGTTTTGAACTTGCCATGACAATCTGAGAAAAGGGTACATACAGAGTTAAGCAATGCTGGTCGCTATTTAAAgtcattacaaaatattttatatacattattAGTCAAATGTTTGGACATTTGCTTGTAGAGggccaaaaaaatattaaggtagttattaaaatattactgtattttaagtTCAGccatacaaacacaaaagtctTTTGTACCAcgcatttaattttttgtacaaTCTTGTATTACCTCACCCTTAAACGTGAATATATCTTTTCACAGTAACAAGACGTATTCCTCTAATTCTGTAGTCTTCCAGCGGGTATACATCTGTTAGGTCTTGTAGCTCAACCAGTTTCAGTTCTTTGTCTGATGTTTTCAGCTCATAAGATCTGTAATGCTCAACATACCACCCCTCAAGTTTTCTGACCAGAAAGAATAACTGGTTTGCCAGGATCACCATTTGGATTATTTCAATGAACTCTGGTAATCCTCCTAATGAGCCATGGATCAAGATCATCCCGCATCTGTACTTCAGTCCATTAAATGTTGCACTTTTAGTCATG
This window harbors:
- the LOC111609402 gene encoding uncharacterized protein LOC111609402 isoform X2; the encoded protein is MASSKPARLKVILGESNTEKLTLPDGIPDSLDELLSKVKDTFGLKTNVRLQYMDKDFGNDFFNLSSTSDLEDLGTVKVIQEKAIQTFVDVIETAPSCSTVHSDDSSSLASNDTIILSSPEPLSSRTQQWPANFPIPIFSYDTERQLEKGNSEYQANNKMLTVTSRMKTDILNRLVEEIYRYRAYPEDAQFCVVAEALVKKHPCLKEPGSFNGCYGWKQRLKYKMGNYRTLLKSQGCPELSVNSLKSKASISVSPAAKIKKPRRAEANFYPSFPLGETQESMEKERIELLAALKRRNNDRVIAEKMARTFAYRRQEVVNEEPGIEDFKDRWPALFQQKEINAEFQRLMALPLEQTFLAQLDRHSSQLIKVIQAKGGATRAKMAGIMRTYDEVEDIGIRRECVLKGLVTFLGEDAKDLIKEYCGSSGDDAQMELKQLTMAVFVIRKEGEGLKEPPEDIGIVIEGVEVLQDLTSVASACALLLGLIYSLNLAYPKALRFTFEVFQKIFMQLEQHKMSPKVQNLFGRLQTSQ
- the LOC111609402 gene encoding uncharacterized protein LOC111609402 isoform X1, giving the protein MYIKYFVMTLNSDQHCLTLYVPFSQIVMASSKPARLKVILGESNTEKLTLPDGIPDSLDELLSKVKDTFGLKTNVRLQYMDKDFGNDFFNLSSTSDLEDLGTVKVIQEKAIQTFVDVIETAPSCSTVHSDDSSSLASNDTIILSSPEPLSSRTQQWPANFPIPIFSYDTERQLEKGNSEYQANNKMLTVTSRMKTDILNRLVEEIYRYRAYPEDAQFCVVAEALVKKHPCLKEPGSFNGCYGWKQRLKYKMGNYRTLLKSQGCPELSVNSLKSKASISVSPAAKIKKPRRAEANFYPSFPLGETQESMEKERIELLAALKRRNNDRVIAEKMARTFAYRRQEVVNEEPGIEDFKDRWPALFQQKEINAEFQRLMALPLEQTFLAQLDRHSSQLIKVIQAKGGATRAKMAGIMRTYDEVEDIGIRRECVLKGLVTFLGEDAKDLIKEYCGSSGDDAQMELKQLTMAVFVIRKEGEGLKEPPEDIGIVIEGVEVLQDLTSVASACALLLGLIYSLNLAYPKALRFTFEVFQKIFMQLEQHKMSPKVQNLFGRLQTSQ
- the LOC111609402 gene encoding uncharacterized protein LOC111609402 isoform X3; the encoded protein is MAYQTLWMSFSASSTSDLEDLGTVKVIQEKAIQTFVDVIETAPSCSTVHSDDSSSLASNDTIILSSPEPLSSRTQQWPANFPIPIFSYDTERQLEKGNSEYQANNKMLTVTSRMKTDILNRLVEEIYRYRAYPEDAQFCVVAEALVKKHPCLKEPGSFNGCYGWKQRLKYKMGNYRTLLKSQGCPELSVNSLKSKASISVSPAAKIKKPRRAEANFYPSFPLGETQESMEKERIELLAALKRRNNDRVIAEKMARTFAYRRQEVVNEEPGIEDFKDRWPALFQQKEINAEFQRLMALPLEQTFLAQLDRHSSQLIKVIQAKGGATRAKMAGIMRTYDEVEDIGIRRECVLKGLVTFLGEDAKDLIKEYCGSSGDDAQMELKQLTMAVFVIRKEGEGLKEPPEDIGIVIEGVEVLQDLTSVASACALLLGLIYSLNLAYPKALRFTFEVFQKIFMQLEQHKMSPKVQNLFGRLQTSQ